CAGAGCCCGCAGCGATGGAATCGACGGCCAACTTGGTTGGGTGCGGCTCGTGGCTCATACAAGATTTTGGTAGCCGTTGATCGACCAGAGGTCGTTGTCGGGCGGGGGCTCGCTGCTGCGGCGTGAGTGGGCGACGAGGATGACGCGTTTGCGCAGGAGTTGGATGCCTGCCCGTCCTGCCATCTGGCGCTTGATCATTTTCAGGTCCGTGATTCTGCCTTCCGCCACGCCGGAGCTGTGAGGGAGGGTTACGGCGGCGTGCACGGCGTCGAGGTCGTCCAGCAGGCCGGCGGTGAAGCGGACGAGCGGTGCGATGCCGCTCTGGCGGGCGCTGGTGATCCAGCGGTCCATCAGGAGGGCGCGCTTCTTGTCGAAGACTTCCCGGAAGGTGTCTATGAGTCCGTGGAGGATGCGGAGTTCCGGGCAGCGTTCTTGCAGGTGCTTGACGAAGACACGCTGGTCTTCACCCAGTTGTTCTGGGCGGGTGGTCAGCAGCCGGGTGACCTCGAACGCGCTGCGGGCGGGCGCGGGCGGGGGAAGGCAGGCGTCCAGGGCCTCACGGTGGGAGGTGAGGTATAGGCGAACGGTGGCCTCGCTGCCGCGAAAGCCGCGCGCGGTGATCTCGCGGGCGAGGGCCGCGATGTTGTGTTCGCCCTCGGCCCAGCGGCGATGCAGGTGTCCCTGGTAGGGGGCAATGATGCCGAGGCTGTGGGGCCAGGTCGGAGCGACCTCCTGCCAGGTGGCGGCGCGGGCGTGGCGGCGGATGACGTTGCGGTCCAGGTCCAGGTGGCGCCCGATCGCGCGCAGTGCCATCCCCTCGGCGAGCAGGGCGTGAACTGCAGTGTGGGTGCGGCGGGTTCGGGCGGCCATGACGCCGCCGGGCGTCCGGGGTGCGGTCGTTTCGTCATCAGGTTCGGGCAGGCAGCTGCGGTGCGCGGTGACCACCTCGTAGATCTTGCGTGAGAGGTTCTGCCAGAGGTGAAAGCGGTCGCTGACCTGGACGGCCTGCGGAGCACCTGCACTGATGGCACCGCGGTAGGCCGCCGAGCCGTCGCGGCAGACCACCTCGATTTCCGGGTGCCCGCGGAGCCAGGTGCTCGTGGGGCCAATATCCCTGGTGTCCCAGGCGTCGACTGGCAGACGGGTCTCCACGTCGATCATGAGGGTGGCGTAGCGGCGGGAGCGGCGCAGCGCAAAGTCGTCCACGGCAACCACCCGCAACTTCGGCATCGGCGGGTCGGGGGTCTTCATCAGGCACGTGATCAGGCTTGCCCAGCTCAGAACGTGGTGCAGGTGGAGCAACAATCTCGAGCCGGCCGTTCCGGCCAGGGCCGTCGCCACGGCCGCGACGATTGCCTGCAGTCCGGCGGTGCGGCGCTGGTAACGCAAGGTCAGGCCCTCGATCTGCTCCGCGAAGGTGGTCTTTGAGCAGGCAGGGTTCTCGCAGTACAGGCGGCGGACCGAGAGGTCAATTCGCACCGGACGGCCGCCGGCAGCCTCGTCCTCAACATGCCGTACGTAGCGGCTGTGCTCCCACTCGGAGGCCCGGCCACAGCCGGTGCACACGGCCGGTCCCGCCCGGGACCGCGCGGAGATCACCACGACGTCCGCGAACTCCTCGACCGATCCGACCTCCACAGCAGCAAGTTGAGGCAACAACTTCAACACGTCATCACACACCTGCAGCATCCCGCCGGACCAGCGAGATGTCACGACCTGACGGAGTCGATCAACGGCTACCAAAATCTTGTATGAGCCATCCGGGGCTCTTCCAAGATTTTCGTAGACGTTGATCGCGGCGGCGCTTCGGTCAGCTGAGCAGGATCCGCTGGCGAAGGAGAGGGTGGCCGGCGAGGCCGTAGGTCTGCCGTTTGAGGAGTTTGATCTTGCAGTTGACGCCCTTGGTCCGCGGCAGAAGCGACAGCCGCCGACGTGAACGGAGCACAGCTCGAAGGCAGACTCGCCCGTCTGTGGGAGGACCACCTGCGCGCATTGTTCCCCGACGGCTTCCGCGGTGTGGACTTCGACGGCGTGGATCTGGTCCTCCTGGACGCCGACGTCGCCGGTCTCGTGCAGAGGGAGTTGAAGGGCGGGCTCGACGGCACTGGCATTGCCTACCTCTGGGCTGCATCGCCGACCTCGACAAGATCGTTCCTCTGATCAACGAGGAGTACTGCGCCTCCTACTTTGTGAATCTTCGGACGATGGACCAGGTCGCAGCAGCGCCCTACGTCCCCACCGCGACGTGACCACCGAGGTTGAAACAGGCGATCGCCTATGGCCTCGTCAGGGTCTGGCTCGGTTCCGGTCGATGATGCTCTCGGGTCGCTTGACCGTTTTACCGACGTTGTAGCGGGTGGCCGGTCGCTGGTTTTGCGAGCCGAGGGGTCTGCCAGGGTCGGGTCGAGTGGTTTTGGGTGCACGGGCCGGACAGGGCAGGTGGGGGCGGAGGTTTCTGAAATCCCGGCGGACTCGGGCTGGGGTGAGCCTGTTCGGTTCCACTGAGCTTTCCCAAGGGCGGCAGACGTGCTTGACCACGCAGAATCCTGTAGCAACGCCGCAGTTGGATCTCTACAGTCGCGGCATGGCCACGGAGGACGAGAACCCAAGTCAGCCTGACATCACCGCGCTGCTCAAGGACCAGACCAGTGCCTGCAAGGCGGCACGCGCCGCCATCGCCGGCGGCGGCGAGGTAATGCTCTACGACGGGCAGCCGCCACAGTGGATGGTCCTTGGCATCGCTGCGACAAGGCTGAGGCGGTCGTTGAGGATCGGCCTGACGACCCTCGGCCTTGACGAGAGCGTTGAGATCCTCCGGGCTCTGCACCGCGACGAGCGCTTGCGTACCGGCAACATCGTTCCAGCAGACCGGTCTTGGTTCTTCACCCTGTATTTCGACGCCACCGGCACCGAGCTGCTGGCGTGCAGCGCCGTCAAGAACGAGCGGCCCTCGCGGGGGGACGGTCACAAGCTCCAGCGGTAGAGCCCGCCTGTGAAGGTGCGTTGTCGCTGCAGGCCTAGAAACCTGCTGGTCAGCACCGGATCCATAGTGGATGCTGCACGCGTGATCGAGCGAGAGACCGCGGTTCGTATGGTTGAGGAAGAGCTGGACCGAGAGAACCGGGAGTGGGCGTATCGGGGCTTGGCCTCGATCCGCACGGCAGTGCTGCGTGTAGAGGAACACGAGCTGGTCTGGAAGGTGTACTGGCAGTCCGAGGAATACGCCCGCACTCGGGACCCCGACACGATGTTGATCGGCCATGGCCCCTATTTGGTCGACCGCATCGACGGTGGGCTCCACCAAATTGGAGCGGTCTCCGAGCTTGAGGGAGCCTGGGAGACGGACTACCGCGTTCGTATTCGTGGGCAGGCCGTCCGCACCTCTGTGGACGATTTGCACGATGAAATACGAGAAAACGCCGCAATGCGTGGACGCATGCAAGCGGTACGTATCCTGCGCCAGAGACTGCCGGTGCTGCCACCAGCGCAGGCCCTCGAGTACGTGAGTGCGTTGCTGAACGCCAACGCCCCAGCCCACCTTGTGGCTGTCGCCGTTGAACAACTGATCGAACCCATGAACCCAGTGCTCACCGTACAGACCATCAGTCAGGGAAGGCTCGGCTAGAACGGCCTCGCAACGGTTGACTTAGCCATGGGGGAGTCGGTTGAGCGCTTCACGATGCGGTCTACGCAGACGACTGAGCTCGGGCGTGGCCGGAGCCAGGCTGGGAAAACGGATCGATGGCCCGGTGCTTCACAGGCGAGGATGCGGGACTATTGCTCACCCTGCCCGGAGGGCCCGTGGGATCCAGAGATGCCGACATTGACTTCACTTTCACGTCCCCGACCACCGTGCGGGCCGTTCTGGACACCCTCGCCGGGGCGGGGTGGTCCGCGGTGGCACAGCCTGGGGGTGTTTCGTACATGCTCAACGATGCGGACGACATGTACGACTGGCACGACAGCGCGCCCGACGGCATCGGTGAGGTGGTAACGCTGCTGGACGCGCCGGAGAACCTGCCCTACGCGGTGGCCCTCAACGTCTACCACCGGGAAGCGGGGACAGGCGGCATGCTTATGTTCCTGCCCGGCCGCACGGACGTCTCCTTCGTGCCCACCATCGACCGTCGCCGCATCCCGGCGGCGCCGGAATTTACCGACCTTGCCTGGTACCTCCATGCCCTTGTCCCGCCCCTCGTCCCGGCAGGGCTCGAAGGGTACAAAGCCACAGAGATCCGGTACTAACAAGGGCCCATGGGCCTGTCGGCGCTCAGTGAACCCGCGCTGACACGGCACCTGCAGCGCAGTGAAGCCGCATGGATGACAACAACGGAAGCCGCGGCTCGGGCGAGGGGCGTGAAAGTTCGGTCTGCGGGGCTGCCTGCGGCCATGTCGCGGGCGGTGCGCTTCACGATGGGCGGGAGCTGCACAGTGCTCCGACCTGGAAGCCTTGCTGATGGAAAGGGTTGAGGGTACGGTGCCCTCCATTATCCCTTGACATTGGAAAGGTTTGGGGGTGGAATCGGAATGACGGATCGGATGGGCGCTCTCCTCGCGGCTCTCGATGCACAGGGCTTCAAGAGCCGACAGACCCGTAGCGGTATGTGGATGTTCTCCCGGGACGGCACCATGATCACGTACCACTACACGCCGGAATCGTTCGGCGAATGGCTGGACCTGATCAAGATGCTGAACGGCGCGGGGCTGGTCTTCCCTCCGGAGGACTAGCCAGGCGGTAGCGGGGGCCAGAAGGCCGGGCCCCCGCCCTCCTGCCCATCCCACACCCATCACACGAACCCACCCCGTCCAAGCAGAAGGAGAAGGACATGGAACAGGAGTGGAGGGCGTCGGTCACCGCTGACGCCGTCGATGCCTTGGACGAAGCGCAATACGAGGAACTACACGAGCACATCCCCGGCGCCAGCCGCTTCGAGGAGGAGTACCGACAACTCTTCCTGATGTGGAGGCTGAGGGCATCCGATCTGACGGCAGCCACGCAAGATGCCCTCGAAGTCGTCAATCGGGCGTTTGAGGCCGTACTCGGGGCGGTTCCAGCGCTGACGGATCTGCGGGTCGTCACTGCGGAACGGGCCAATGCTGAACGCGATCACCCCAGGGAACAGGAGTTGATGGGATACCGGGAAGCCGCCGAGGCGCTAGAAGTGTCGCGGCAGAGGGTGGCTCAACTAGACGGAAGCCATCCGGACTTTCCACGCCCTGTCGGCCGCATTGGCGCGGGCCCAGTGTTCACGGCCGACTCCATTAAGTCCTTCGCGCTGCGATGGGACCGCAGCCCAGGACGACGCAGGGCCGCGTAGGGCTTGCTTGGGTGTTGGCTGAGTGCCGCTCCGCTGGCCGGGGGCCTTCCCCGGCCAGCGGAGCGGATGTCTGCGATAGGTCGCCTCGGGTCACAGGGCAGGGCCTCGGCAAAGTGGAACTTCGCCCGTTTCGCGATCATCTGATCCCGGGGAGAGCGAGGGGGCGGTGGGCGTTGCGGGCGTTGTACCGCAGGCCGGCGGCGATGTTGGTTGCGCCGGCGAGTCGGAGGGCGCCGATGGCGAGGTTGCGCCAGGTGGCCATCGCGCGGGGTGTGTTGCCGGTCCGTAGTTGCGAGGCGTCCTCGGCGAAGGTGGTGTCCCGGACGTGGTGCAGCGATTCGACTGACCAGTGGCCGCGGATCAGCGTTGCCAACTGGCCGGGAGTCGCCTGTTCTGCAGTCAGGCTGGTGACCGCGTAGACGGTGTGCAGGGTGACCTTCCCGGTCTTGCGGTGCACGCGGCGGCGTTTGAGCTGGATGGCCTGCTGGGCGCCGGGGAACAGGAGGTTGCTCACGGTGCAGACCTTGATACGCCGGATCTCGCTGCGGCCGTGGCCGGTTGCGCGGGTGCGGTCCTGTAGTGGGATCTCCTTCCAGGGAAGGGCTTTGTGCTGTTTGCGGAGCTTCTTCTGGTTCCCCTTGGCGATCACGATGTAGTGCGCGGCGCGTCCAGTCGGGTAGGTGGCGTGCTCACGCTGGGTGTGGAGTGCGTCGCTGGTGACCACCGCGTCAGCGAGGTCGGCCACGGTGTCTAGGAGTGGTTGGAAGCAGGTGATCTCGTTCGTCTTCTCGCCGACGTCGAGCTGGGCCAGGACCAGGCCGCTGGTGTGGTCGAGCGCGGCGAGGAGGTGGATCTTGCGACCGCCTGCGCGGGCGGATCCGCGCAAGCTCTTGCCGTCAACGGCGATCCCGCGCAGACCGGTGGCCTGCGGGATGGTCTGATGGCGGTCCGCGAGCCAGCGTCCGATGGCCTGATCGAGGGCGTCGCCGTTGACGCGGGAAAGGACCCGGCGCAAGGTCGCCTCTCCGGGCACCGGGTAGTGCCCGGTCAGTACGTCGAGCGGTCCGCCGAGAGCGGCCCGGACGGTCTGCGGGGAGTCGGCGGACCATTCACTGACCGCCAGGAGCGAGGTCGCGCCGGCCAGTACAGCCGAGGCTGCCAGTGCCAGGACGTAGACGAGAGCGTGCCGTATCCCGCGAGCGGCCCGCGGATCGGGGACTTCGGCCAGGCGTTCCAGCAGGCCAGGATGTTCGGCCGTCTGCACGGGAGGCTGATCGCGGAGCTGGTCAAGAACGGGAGGGATCAGGGAGGATGCAGGTGCAGGCACGGTCTTCCGTAGGGATCATGGGAACTCGACACTCACATGATCATGGAATTCGGTGCCTGCTTCGTTTCTGCCGTCCTACCCCACCCCGACTGGCGGGTGGCGGGGGGCGTTCGGGACCTGCACCGCCCTGAGAGGACCCTCGCGTGTTCAACTTCGGGATTGAGAGCTACCGGCCGCAGTGGCTGACCGGCCGTAATGCCGTCATGTCCGCCGAAGGCGAACGGCTGCGCGCGCTCATCGGCCGCACGCTGACCCGTGCCTGGCTGGTCTGGGACCTCCAGGACAACGAATGGTTCCCCGACTGTCCCGTCCTGCTCGACTTCGACGGGGAGCAGGTCGAGATCAACCACCACAAGTTCGACGACCTCTCCATCACCTGGAACACCATCGACCCCCACCAGCCGGTCCTGTGGCCCGACTTCGACCTGCAGTGGCGCCACGACGCGCGCGCTGAGCTGCACGCCCTCCAGGGCCAGGTCCTCCAGGACGTCGAGCTCATCGAATGGATGGAAAGCAAGTCCGCCCAGGGGTCGGTCGACGTGAGCTTCCTCTTCCCCAAGGAACAGCTGACCATCGCCAACGCCCTCGACGAGAACGGGCTGACGTTCGGGCTCCCCGAGCCGCACCAAAAACGTCACTCGCTGCGCTGACGAGCACACCCCAACACCAAGCGCTCTCCCAAGACGGACATCACAGGACTTTGCCGAGGCCCTGCGCAGCCACCGGTTGGCCACCTCCGCAATCTCCGGACCAAACCGGAAGGACTGCGTCAACTCCAGCCGCTGCCCCGGGAAGCCGCTCATGATGTCCTTGGCATGGCGCCATTCGTAGATCTGCTGCACAGGATCCCCGACGCACACCCGCTGCGCGTCCTGCGCCAGGAAAATCTCCTCCAGCACCGGATTCGTGTCCTGAGCCTCGTCCAGCAGGACGAAGTCCGCCGGAAGCACGGGTCGGGTCAGCGCCCACATCTTCAAGTAGTGATCATGCTTGAACGGCAGCCGCCCCTGGTGCGAGCAGATGTCGTCCCACGCCCACCGAGCCCGGCGCAGAAGCACCTGCGACAGATACTGCTCACCCTCCGCGTCCAGCCCGTTCACCCTCCCCATGTGCCGGGCCGCGATCTGCTCGTCGGTGCTGTAGCAGAAGTGCTGGATCATCTCCATCACAAGCCGCGCCAGCGTCGTAGGGCCCAGACGCCGTTTGCCCACCGCCAAGTCCCGGTCCAGGCCCAGGAGCTGGGCCGTACGCTTCGACGGCATGTGCTGGGTGGCGTCCAGCCGGTCCTGGTACTGCCGGCCGACCGCGCGGTGGGCCAGAGCGTGCGACGTACTGCACCGCACGTTCGCCCCGAACCGGGCCTTGGCCTCGTGCGCGATCGGCCGGTTGAAAGCGACGTACAAGCCCCTTCGCTGCGTTGCCGAGCCCATCATCACGAGCGTGGAGGTCTTCCCCGTACCCGCCCCGGCCACCAGCGCCAGATCCTGTCCCGCAGCGAACGCCTCCCGCGCCGCCTCCTGTTCCGCCGTTGCCTTCAATCCCACGTCGTACCCCTTCCACCTGCCGCAGATGGCAGACAAGTTGACTGTCTCGGTTACTCAGGAACCTTCGGTTCGAGCTGAGCGCGAGCAGCATCGCAGTGCCCACTGACACTCTGGCGTATTCACCCTGGACGCGTTTTTGGGCTACGCAAGGCCGTGCGAATAGCAGCGATTCGTCCTGCGGCCCACTGGTCGGAACGGCTGTCGGCTCGAGGAGCGTTCTGGACAGTCGGGTATCCGTGGTGAACCCATTCGGCACGTACCGGATCCTGTAGCGGTCCATCCGACACGTGAGCGCCAATCGGACTCGCAGTGAAACGCTGGACGAGAGGCCACCGCACGACCGTGCTGGTACGGCCGGACGGGCGTGTGGCGCGGGCGGCGGAGGATGCGGACGCGACCGCGGTCGAGGCAGCGCTGGCCGCCCATATCGGCGGAGCTCCACTGAGTGGTCTGGGGATTGGAGAGGTGACGCCCCCTCGCCGTTCGTGGCTGATTGGTGAACAATGCGCTATGTCCATCAGCGCGATGGGCGCCTGGAAGGGGGGTTGCGTGCGCATGCCAAGGTTCTCAGGGGGGCGGCAACCTGGAATGTTTGCAGGCATGGATCTTAAAGGGCGAGATTTTTCCAGAAAGTATCTTGTTGGTGCAGACTTCACAGGTGCTGATTGCCGTGCATGCGACTTTCGAGGCAGCGATCTAAGCTTGGCAAAATTTACGGGTGCTGATCTCTATGAAGCGAAGTTCGAGGGGGCGATCCTCTATGTTACTGAATTCGGTTCGACGAATTTAACCCGCGCAGAATTTCGTGGAGCCTTCGCTTACGGCTTTCAGTTCAGGTCGTCTTCGGTCATCACGTATGCTGACCTGCGGGATTTCCAACTGGAGAAGCGGAGGCGCTCTGGCACCTTCGAAGCGAAGGATGGCGTTGAATACCTGGAGAAAAGGTTTGGCGGAGAAGTGGTCGACTCAAGTGATTTGTGCGCTTCCGATTATCAAGTCAACGGTAATTATTTCACCTTCCGGAGTCTCTATGACGGCGAGAGTCACCTTCTCCATGCTCAAATCTTTAATACTCTGAAGCGCCTCTATCGAGAGAACCACGATGGGCGCGCTGCTCTTCGGTGCCACTTCCAGTCGCGCAGTCACCTCACGCGTTCACGCTACAAGCGCACTGTCTTGACTGCCGAGATTCCTGGAGATCGCACGAAGGTGGGACGCGCGCGCACCGCGCTTTACTATCTGGCTGAATTCTCGAGCGGCTACGGCGTGAGACCGTGTCGCATGGTCGGGAGCCTGGCCATTTTGTATGCGACATTTCTATTCACGGCTTGGGTGATATCTGCAGTTTCAGTAAAAAGTGGAGTGGCCTATGAGGGGCATAATGATAATGCTGGCGAGGGCGTGGGAAGCGGTGCTTCAGGGCTAATTCGTCTGGCTCAGTTCGCAGCTCTTTCCCTCGTCAGTCCACAGCTGAACCAGTTCTCTCCGTATGGGTGGATGATTCCCCTCAGCCTGCTCTTTTTTACACTGTCGGCATGTTTCC
The sequence above is drawn from the Streptomyces sp. NBC_01465 genome and encodes:
- a CDS encoding ISL3 family transposase, with the translated sequence MEVGSVEEFADVVVISARSRAGPAVCTGCGRASEWEHSRYVRHVEDEAAGGRPVRIDLSVRRLYCENPACSKTTFAEQIEGLTLRYQRRTAGLQAIVAAVATALAGTAGSRLLLHLHHVLSWASLITCLMKTPDPPMPKLRVVAVDDFALRRSRRYATLMIDVETRLPVDAWDTRDIGPTSTWLRGHPEIEVVCRDGSAAYRGAISAGAPQAVQVSDRFHLWQNLSRKIYEVVTAHRSCLPEPDDETTAPRTPGGVMAARTRRTHTAVHALLAEGMALRAIGRHLDLDRNVIRRHARAATWQEVAPTWPHSLGIIAPYQGHLHRRWAEGEHNIAALAREITARGFRGSEATVRLYLTSHREALDACLPPPAPARSAFEVTRLLTTRPEQLGEDQRVFVKHLQERCPELRILHGLIDTFREVFDKKRALLMDRWITSARQSGIAPLVRFTAGLLDDLDAVHAAVTLPHSSGVAEGRITDLKMIKRQMAGRAGIQLLRKRVILVAHSRRSSEPPPDNDLWSINGYQNLV
- a CDS encoding pentapeptide repeat-containing protein, translated to MKRWTRGHRTTVLVRPDGRVARAAEDADATAVEAALAAHIGGAPLSGLGIGEVTPPRRSWLIGEQCAMSISAMGAWKGGCVRMPRFSGGRQPGMFAGMDLKGRDFSRKYLVGADFTGADCRACDFRGSDLSLAKFTGADLYEAKFEGAILYVTEFGSTNLTRAEFRGAFAYGFQFRSSSVITYADLRDFQLEKRRRSGTFEAKDGVEYLEKRFGGEVVDSSDLCASDYQVNGNYFTFRSLYDGESHLLHAQIFNTLKRLYRENHDGRAALRCHFQSRSHLTRSRYKRTVLTAEIPGDRTKVGRARTALYYLAEFSSGYGVRPCRMVGSLAILYATFLFTAWVISAVSVKSGVAYEGHNDNAGEGVGSGASGLIRLAQFAALSLVSPQLNQFSPYGWMIPLSLLFFTLSACFLALLFSSLFMTILSE
- a CDS encoding ISAs1 family transposase; translation: MQTAEHPGLLERLAEVPDPRAARGIRHALVYVLALAASAVLAGATSLLAVSEWSADSPQTVRAALGGPLDVLTGHYPVPGEATLRRVLSRVNGDALDQAIGRWLADRHQTIPQATGLRGIAVDGKSLRGSARAGGRKIHLLAALDHTSGLVLAQLDVGEKTNEITCFQPLLDTVADLADAVVTSDALHTQREHATYPTGRAAHYIVIAKGNQKKLRKQHKALPWKEIPLQDRTRATGHGRSEIRRIKVCTVSNLLFPGAQQAIQLKRRRVHRKTGKVTLHTVYAVTSLTAEQATPGQLATLIRGHWSVESLHHVRDTTFAEDASQLRTGNTPRAMATWRNLAIGALRLAGATNIAAGLRYNARNAHRPLALPGIR
- a CDS encoding YrhB domain-containing protein, whose product is MIERETAVRMVEEELDRENREWAYRGLASIRTAVLRVEEHELVWKVYWQSEEYARTRDPDTMLIGHGPYLVDRIDGGLHQIGAVSELEGAWETDYRVRIRGQAVRTSVDDLHDEIRENAAMRGRMQAVRILRQRLPVLPPAQALEYVSALLNANAPAHLVAVAVEQLIEPMNPVLTVQTISQGRLG
- a CDS encoding UvrD-helicase domain-containing protein; its protein translation is MGLKATAEQEAAREAFAAGQDLALVAGAGTGKTSTLVMMGSATQRRGLYVAFNRPIAHEAKARFGANVRCSTSHALAHRAVGRQYQDRLDATQHMPSKRTAQLLGLDRDLAVGKRRLGPTTLARLVMEMIQHFCYSTDEQIAARHMGRVNGLDAEGEQYLSQVLLRRARWAWDDICSHQGRLPFKHDHYLKMWALTRPVLPADFVLLDEAQDTNPVLEEIFLAQDAQRVCVGDPVQQIYEWRHAKDIMSGFPGQRLELTQSFRFGPEIAEVANRWLRRASAKSCDVRLGRALGVGVCSSAQRVTFLVRLGEPERQPVLVEGVGDGQLFLGEEEAHVDRPLGGLAFHPFDELDVLEDLALEGVQLSARVVAPLQVEVGPQDRLVGVDGVPGDGEVVELVVVDLDLLPVEVEQDGTVGEPFVVLEVPDQPGTGQRAADERAQPFAFGGHDGITAGQPLRPVALNPEVEHARVLSGRCRSRTPPATRQSGWGRTAETKQAPNSMIM